DNA from Agarilytica rhodophyticola:
GGGTTTTTTAATATGATCATTACCTCTCATATAACGCTATGCACAGGCGAGCCAAAAAATATCCATTACGTCCGACCGGGAGAACGTGTTGAGCTGCCTGATGAGGAAGCGGAGTATTTAATTCAACAAAGGATAGCAAAAAGCCACGCCCTAAATGACTCTGACCTAGCATCACTCACATCAACATTAACACAGACACTGACAGCTCCTACATTAACACAGACACTGACAGCTCCTACCCTATCTCAAGTAGATAGGATAGATGCCATTATTGATGCAATGGCAGAATTAGAGGAAGGCGACTTTGGTAAAGACGGTAAGCCGTCTGTTCGAGCCATTGAAAAAATCCTAGAGCAGAATATCTCAGCGTTAGAACGGGATAGGGCGTGGGAGTTATATCAGCAACTACTCCATGACAATGCCCAAGACCAAGAAAATAATAGCGCCATAGATAATTAATATTTTTTAAAACAATAAATATTACAGCTAAGGAGGTCTTGTATGGATAGTCGCATGATATTTTCTCGTGCGATTGACAGTCAATTTACGCGATTAGGACGCGATGCTATGTATGTTTCTTCAGCTTCTCCCCCTTATGAATGTCGAGTGATTCCTCGGCGACCCGAGCATTTATTGTCGTTGGGGGAACACCGGGTTCATACAGAAGATCCCCATATAGAGTTTCGTGTCTCTGAAATACCGTCCCCGGTGAAAGGGGATGAAATTATTGTCGATGGTCGCACCTATCGTATTGAGGAAGAGCCTCGCTTGGATCAGCATCAATTGATCTGGCATACGGAGACCCTTCCTGTATAAATCAAAATATACAGTAGAAAAAGTAAGTCAATTAAAAAAGCATCTATAAAAAATCACCATGCTACATTTTTCCATCA
Protein-coding regions in this window:
- a CDS encoding head-tail joining protein, which encodes MDSRMIFSRAIDSQFTRLGRDAMYVSSASPPYECRVIPRRPEHLLSLGEHRVHTEDPHIEFRVSEIPSPVKGDEIIVDGRTYRIEEEPRLDQHQLIWHTETLPV